One genomic window of Cygnus atratus isolate AKBS03 ecotype Queensland, Australia chromosome 16, CAtr_DNAZoo_HiC_assembly, whole genome shotgun sequence includes the following:
- the ASXL1 gene encoding polycomb group protein ASXL1 isoform X3, with amino-acid sequence MMTTKQKKKTGVMLPRVVLTPLKVNGAHMESASGFTGRHADGESSSTSSSSSSSLAMCNATLRSRTEINRDPPQLLRGIRKPTAGQMKRNRGEDIDFETPGSILVNTNLRALINSRTFNALPSHFQQQLLYLLPEVDRQVGADGLMRLSGSALNNEFFTHAAQSWRERLADGEFTHEMQVRIRQEMEKEKRVEQWKEKFFEDYYGQRLGLTQEESQEQNLVQEDAENRTGLSVKGEARLPRGPSTRQRDGHFKKRSRADLRCRARRSLYKLRESEQKEASKETASVGPDSSLRKETKPEMDLKKDDPTSASTAALNPESSELHLSPETSKSHSKSEDPSLAAASRIPSLPQENSARESKDQKRKCFEEAASASFPEKKPRLEDRQSFRNTIESVHPEKPQPTKEEPKVPPIRIQLSRIKPPWVVKGQPAYQICPRIIPNTEPSSRGRSGARTLADIKARALQARAQREAATAAIGGGGGPGGGRSTDEGGGGGECNSHTEHRRSKRTHGKRSSDLQRTQLLSSLRLNGEKADSEMAAQAANADSFASSTQDSFSSKSEGSGNPERTAGTSSGEAQHVDGSPSRQFCDAVTGSSSDSATLERREESPEQVLCDARTETPACVASEEGQSTKLKCLVPPVNGLSCSQVQGTVISPTGDGILSEPKGGSSPAVQLDYHPDVKENSSSCPTLLPELSSGGKECHQPECHEPEVISRFRCNGSETFVEQCTRNDSDNSRTVTTGVEKVKPARYQFTHVQAERESDGKTSDEEQNTESLVKSSLCEDFISQNRIDTSEELVQLRERCPRTEPEDVCQPLRETQEFKLNGDDEIQSTHSETTDTASDFEADIADESVEMDVCFRSVNCREVTRKDSCQSNIERRDRVRSKLPVETDSLAYVVDFPSVSVMSTAPPPQRWGPHAPLPPKSERLSGSAQPISSVETNNPLVMQLLKGNHPLEEVIPGSQASVKLEVTQPPADKQSESLSMQVERGGSCYFGKESSPDVQVKTSAPSRSDDFHSVRSSVDSQEKKRGPGAALPRAEDMENQSIPEKHSKIDSALSCEDQLANVASASQKHEEMSPQERTFSSCSFEEQKEVSKNHRVPQRNPLTNVITNKSPEKLNPSPEPLFLSPNVNSLGPKQTGSTPANKNYVGVQGKKLFGSGFPCNASVRLHHSRASDQVSDMGTLAPSKQIPLTKSCASGEGMPGVREEWTSKQHMNTMGEIRNENALACDSPTKNSGEKQKDAAQSPVELTEPLQSVPLVMDLPFLKFSREPGKRHNHPLEPSSIPSQFNIKQAFYGKLSKLQLNSTSFNYSSNTPAFPRSLAGSMMQLTHKANFAANHNTSLSVQMFADSSSVEEISFKCSCSLKAMIMCKGCGAFCHDDCIGPSKLCVLCLVVR; translated from the exons ATGATG acaaccaaacaaaagaaaaagactggtGTAATGCTGCCACGTGTTGTTTTAACACCACTGAAAGTAAATGGGGCGCACATGGAGTCTGCATCTG gcTTCACAGGAAGGCATGCTGATGGGGAGAGCAGTAGCACAtccagcagtagcagcagctcTTTGGCCATGTGCAATGCCACCTTGCGCAgtagaacagaaataaacaggGATCCGCCACAGCTACTGAGAGGTATTCGAAAGCCCACGGCTG GACAAATGAAACGAAACAGGGGTGAGGATATTGACTTCGAAACACCTGGTTCCATTCTTGTCAATACAAACCTGCGAGCTCTGATAAACTCCAGAACATTTAATGCTCTCCCATCgcacttccagcagcagcttctttaCCTCCTTCCGGAAGTTGACAGACAG GTTGGGGCTGATGGGCTGATGCGTCTCAGTGGCAGTGCTCTGAATAACGAATTTTTCACCCatgctgctcagagctggagAGAACGACTAGCTGATG GTGAATTCACGCATGAAATGCAAGTTCGAATTCGGCAGgagatggaaaaggagaaaagagtgGAACAATGGAAGGAGAAGTTCTTTGAGGACTACTATGGACAAAG GTTGGGCTTGACCCAAGAAGAATCCCAAGAGCAGAATTTGGTGCAAGAAGATGCTGAGAACAGGACAGGACTGTCTGTTAAAGGAGAAGCAAGATTGCCACGCGGTCCTTCTACACGGCAGAGAGATGGGCACTTCAAGAAACGCTCCCGGGCCGACCTGCGAtgcagagccaggaggagcCTGTACAAATTACGTGAATCTGAGCAAAAGGAGGCTTCCAAAGAGACTGCCTCTGTGGGACCAGATTCCTCTCTTCGTAAAGAGACCAAACCTGAGATGGACCTGAAGAAAGATGATCCGACAAGTGCTTCTACTGCAGCACTGAATCCAGAGAGTTCAGAACTGCATCTCTCTCCGGAGACTTCCAAGTCACACAGTAAATCGGAAGATCCGTCATTGGCAGCTGCAAGCAGAATTCCTAGTTTGCCCCAGGAGAACTCAGCTCGGGAGTCAAAGGACCAGAAGAGGAAATGCTTTGAGGAGGCTGCCTCTGCATCCTTCCCCGAAAAGAAGCCCCGGCTTGAAGATCGTCAGTCCTTTCGTAACACAATTGAAAGTGTTCACCCAGAAAAGCCACAGCCTACTAAAGAGGAGCCAAAAGTCCCACCCATCCGG attCAACTTTCACGTATTAAACCACCCTGGGTGGTTAAAGGTCAGCCAGCTTACCAAATATGCCCCAGGATCATCCCCAACACGGAGCCCTCCAGCCGGGGCAGGAGCGGGGCCAGAACACTCGCAGACATTAAAGCCCGTGCTCTGCAGGCCCGAGCCCAGCGAGAAGCTGCTACAGCTGCCATCGGAGGTGGGGGTGGCCCAGGCGGAGGGAGAAGCACTGACGAAGGAGGTGGCGGAGGAGAATGCAACAGCCACACAGAGCACAGGAGATCAAAGAGAACTCATGGAAAGCGTTCGTCAGATCTACAACGAACACAATTACTGTCGTCTCTCCGTCTAAATGGAGAAAAGGCTGACTCCGAGATGGCTGCTCAGGCAGCTAATGCGGATTCCTTTGCCTCTTCAACACAAGACTCCTTTTCTTCAAAGAGTGAGGGAAGCGGCAATCCGGAACGCACTGCAGGCACTAGCTCAGGGGAAGCTCAGCACGTGGATGGCTCACCTAGCAGGCagttctgtgatgctgtgactGGGTCATCGTCTGACAGTGCAACTTTGGAGAGGCGGGAGGAGAGCCCTGAACAGGTCCTCTGTGATGCAAGGACTGAAACCCCAGCTTGTGTTGCATCAGAGGAGGGGCAAAGTACAAAGCTGAAATGCCTGGTTCCTCCAGTAAACGGTCTGTCTTGTTCTCAGGTTCAGGGAACTGTCATCAGTCCTACAGGAGATGGGATTCTGTCAGAACCCAAAGGTGGTAGCTCTCCCGCAGTACAGTTGGATTATCATCCTGATGTAAAGGAAAATTCCTCCAGTTGTCCTACTCTTCTGCCAGAATTGTCATCAGGTGGTAAAGAATGCCATCAGCCAGAATGCCACGAGCCAGAAGTGATATCTAGATTTAGATGTAATGGCTCTGAAACATTTGTGGAACAGTGTACGAGAAATGATAGTGATAACTCCAGAACAGTGACTACTGGAGTGGAGAAAGTAAAGCCTGCACGGTATCAGTTCACACATGtgcaggcagagagagagagtgatGGCAAAACAAGTGATGAAGAACAGAATACAGAGTCTCTGGTGAAATCCTCTTTATGTGAGGACTTCATTTCTCAGAATAGGATAGATACCTCTGAAGAACTTgtgcagctgagagagagaTGCCCCAGAACAGAACCAGAAGATGTGTGTCAGCCACTGAGAGAGACTCAAGAGTTCAAGCTGAATGGAGATGATGAAATACAGAGTACACACAGTGAGACAACAGATACTGCTTCGGATTTTGAAGCTGACATAGCTGATGAGAGCGTAGAGATGGATGTATGTTTTAGAAGTGTCAACTGCAGGGAGGTAACCAGGAAAGACTCCTGTCAGAGCAACATTGAGAGACGTGATAGAGTTAGATCGAAGTTACCTGTGGAAACAGATAGTCTGGCCTATGTTGTGGACTTCCCTTCAGTCTCAGTGATGAGCACTGCACCTCCACCTCAGAGATGGGGGCCGCATGCACCATTGCCCCCAAAATCCGAGAGGCTGTCAGGTTCTGCTCAGCCCATATCCTCTGTTGAAACCAACAACCCTTTGGTGATGCAGCTGCTTAAGGGGAACCATCCACTGGAAGAAGTCATCCCAGGATCTCAAGCCAGTGTCAAGCTGGAAGTTACACAACCACCTGCAGACAAACAGTCGGAAAGCCTCTCCATGCAAGTGGAGAGAGGTGGCAGTTGCTATTTTGGCAAAGAATCTTCTCCAGATGTGCAAGTAAAGACAAGCGCCCCAAGCAGGAGTGATGACTTCCACTCGGTGAGATCTTCTGTAGATTCCCAGGAAAAGAAGCGGGGACCAGGGGCAGCGTTGCCTAGAGCAGAGGATATGGAGAATCAGTCTATTCCAGAAAAACATTCCAAAATTGACTCAGCTTTAAGCTGCGAAGACCAACTAGCAAATGTGGCAAGTGCCTCTCAGAAGCATGAAGAGATGAGCCCTCAGGAAAGAACGTTTTCTTCCTGTAGCTTTGAAGAGCAAAAGGAAGTGTCCAAGAACCATCGGGTGCCGCAGCGCAACCCACTAACGAATGTTATCACAAATAAAAGTCCCGAGAAGTTGAACCCATCTCCAGAGCCTCTGTTTTTATCTCCAAATGTAAATTCTCTTGGTCCAAAACAGACAGGGAGTACACCGGCCAATAAAAATTACGTTGGAGTTCAAGGCAAAAAGCTCTTTGGTTCTGGTTTTCCTTGCAACGCCAGTGTTAGACTACATCACTCGAGGGCTTCAGATCAAGTTTCAGACATGGGGACCTTGGCCCCCAGCAAACAGATTCCTCTGACCAAGAGCTGTGCATCTGGAGAAGGAATGCCAGGTGTAAGGGAAGAATGGACTTCAAAGCAGCACATGAACACCATgggagaaataagaaatgagaATGCGTTGGCATGTGACAGCCCAACCAAGAACAgtggagagaagcagaaggacGCAGCACAAAGCCCTGTGGAGCTAACTGAGCCCTTGCAAAGTGTTCCGCTGGTTATGGACCTGCCATTTCTTAAGTTTTCAAGGGAACCAGGGAAAAGACACAATCACCCTTTGGAGCCTTCTTCCATACCTTCTCAGTTCAATATCAAACAAGCATTTTATGGGAAGCTTTCTAAGCTGCAGCTTAATTCCACCAGCTTTAATTATTCATCTAACACTCCAGCTTTTCCCAGAAGTCTTGCTGGAAGCATGATGCAGCTAACCCACAAAGCGAACTTTGCTGCAAACCATAATACATCCCTTTCTGTGCAGATGTTTGCTGATAGCAGCAGTGTTGAAGAAATATCGTTCAAGTGTTCGTGCAGCCTTAAAGCCATGATTATGTGTAAAGGCTGTGGGGCATTTTGTCATGATGACTGTATAGGACCCTCTAAGCTTTGTGTATTGTGCCTTGTGGTGAGATAA